The region GATGACCGCTGCCACGGTCGCCACGTCGCCCCCGTCCACTGCTTGCGCGACGAACTGCATCCGCTGCTCAGGCTTCTTCATCGCCTTGATGTGTGCGCGAACTTCGGCTGCCAGGGCGAGCCCTTCGGCGGTCTTGCGCGTCGGGTGGTCGAGCGCGGTCGCTACGCGGGTTTCCAGCGTCTGCCGGTAGCCGTTCAGCTCCTTCACGCGGCGGTCGATGGCTGGGCTGACGCGGGCGAAGGCCTGCTCGGCGGCCGCGATGAACTCGGCCGCATCGACCACGCAGGTCGGTTTGCCGTTCACCATCCGCACGTCGCCGCTGATCTCGGTACGGCCGCCGCGCTCGGCCGGGTGCTGCCGACGGCGGGCCGGGGCAGCGATTGCCTGCAAGTCCCGCTCGGCGTCGTTCATCCGCCCGAACAGGTCGTAGCAGAGGCGCAGCCCCTCGCGCGCTGCCGACAAGACGGTGACGCCCAGGGTGTCGGGCTGGTTGAGCGCGGCCCCAATGCCCAAGAGGCTGTCGGGGTGCAGGGATATGGGCACGTCTCCACGAACGGGCACGGAATCATCAAACGGGGTGGGCATGGTGGGCTCCTTTCTCAGTAGTGGCCTGCTGACACCCGGCCGGTTCCCCAGCGGACGTTGGCATGCATGACAGCGTATCGAGCAGCGTCGGCCGCGTGGTCGGGGCCATCGGTCATCACGTCCTCAGGCCGGGACGGATCGCGCTCAAGGAAGGGGACGGTCTGCCAGAAATAGCGGCACCGGCCGGTGATCCACATGCCGGGGCGGCCGTTCTGCTCCTTGGCGTTGAATAGGCGCTCTCGCATCGCGGCCCAGCCCGCGACCCGCTCCTTCCGGGGTCGCTGGAGGTTGATGCCGTGGCGTTGCAGGACATTGAGCAGCGTGTCTTCGAGACCCCGCGCATCATCGCCCACGCCATGGGGATGGACACGCCAGCGGCCGCACATTTCGTGGATGGCTTCGGCCAGTTTGCCGGGCGGCCAGCCGAGACCGACGTTCGGGTCATTGGGATCGACCGTGGCGAGCTCGTCCAGCAGGATCAGGCTGTCCTTGGGGAACGGGCCCACATCGCCCGGAGCCTTGAGGCAGACATAGGTAACGGAAGGCGCGGCGCTGCCCCAGTCCATCGCAAGGAAAGGCCGCCATGCCTTCCGGTCGATGATGTAGGGCCATGCGACCGGGAGCATGTGGACCCGCTCGTCCAGCGCGCCACCGAAGAACGCGCCACGGGCAATGTTCCAGTCGCCGTCCACCCAAGCCCGGAAGAGCTCTTCGTCATTGCCGCAGGCCGCCTTGAGGCGGCGCTGGTAGTCCTCATGGTCGAGGTGCGGGTAGTCGATCAGCGTCGAGGGGCAATTCACCCAGACTTCGCCGTCCACCTCGTAGGGGTGCCAGGCGAGCGACTTGGCGATGTAATTCTGGTGGATCAGCGCATGGAGCGGCCCACCGGGGTTGGCAGTGCGCACTTCCCGGAGCGGGATGCCTTCCGGCGCGCGCAGGTTGGACTTGAGAAGGTCATCCCAGCGGCGGTCACGCACCAGGCCGAATTCGTCGATCACCAGTAACGTGAACGAGCGGCCTTGGAATTTCTTGTAGGCGTTGGGCCCGTCGAGCTGCCCGCACTCCACGATGGCCCCATTGGGCAGCCGGAAGGTGTGCTCTGCCCGGTTGTGGCGGACGCCCCGGCCATAGGCGGCGGTCAGCAGGCCGTCGAGCTGCTCTTCGAGCTCGGTCACCGCCTTGTGGGTTTCGCGCACGATCAGCGGCCGGGCTTGGGAACCGTACTTCTCGACATGGCGCAGGACGAGCAGCAGCGCGCCCATCGACTTGCCACCACCGCGGCCGCCAGCGAGCAGCAGGTTCCATTTCTCAGGGACCGCAAGGACGGTGGACTGGTAGGGAGTGGGCTTGATGGCGTCGATCATCGCAGGGTCCCAGGTCGGGGAAGCGCCGGGCGCTCTGCATCCGGTTCCTGCCCCACGCGGATCGCGCGCAGGTAGGCTTCCGGGTTTGGCTGTCGGGCAGGTTGATGGTGATGTTCGGCCGGGCTTCGGGGCGTCACCCTCACGCCAGCCGAGCCGGGCCTTGGTGAGGTAGATCATCGCCACGATGTTGCCGTTGCGGGCCGCGTTCAGCAGGTGGTGGGTGAGCTCGTCACCCAGGGCGGCATGGCCGCGCTCAAGCGCCAGCTCGACCTCAGGCTTGGTCTTCCGCAGGTTGTTGAACGTCTGGTGGTTGATGCCGAGCCGCTTGGCGATGGTGCGCTGGTCCTGCCCTTCGGCAGCCATGGCTTCGATCACGTCCAACCCATCTTGGGTGATCGTCACCGGGGCGGTTTTGCCGCGACCAGCGCGGGTTATGAGTGCGGTTTTGCTGCTCATGCCCCGGAGCATACCCTTAGGTAGGGCGGGGGCTTGGGGCTTACCCTCTGGAAATGCTGGCATTTGGGGCGCGGCGCGCCATGCCGGGGGAGCACTCGGGGAGCTGCGACCTGCCTAGGGGGTGAGCGGTGAATCTTCGGGCTGAGACGGGCTCTCTTTTTAGGGACTGAAGAGGCGGTTTCGTTGGCCCAGAGCCCAGGGGGCGGGGCTCCTCGCTAAGTCGCCAGCCTCGACCCGGCTCCGAGCCGACTTGCCAACCCGACTTACCCTAAGCCTCACTACTCCCTAGTAATTCTTATTCTTTAAGTCGGGTAAGTCGGTAAGTCGGGTAAGAACTAGGTTTGCTGGCAGCGGCAGCCTTCGGCAACAACCCTCCCCACTGGGCTCCCCCCGGTTTACCCGCCTTCCCGACTTAAACCTGCCTAACCCTCAGGATACATGGACGATTTCGTAAGGCGGACCCCGCCTCGACCCGCCTCACGTGAGCCGGGTGGCAGCGCCTTCCGGCTCAGAACGGCAAGTCGTCTTCTGGCTCGGGTGGCTGGGCCTCGAAGCCCCAGGTGGCAATGCCAGCAGGCCATTCCACCTTGCGCCCAAGATGCGCCTCCCAGCGACGGCGGCACTCGTCCAGCGGTGGGAGCCAATACCCGCGCCACTGGCGGCGGGCATGGCCTTCGCCCAGGTAGGCGCGGACGCTCGACGCCCCTACACCGGCAAGCACACATAGGGCCTCGCCCAGCCCGCGCTCGTGCTCTTCACCAAGGCGGCCTGCCTCCTGCAATGCCCGCGTGGCGACGAACACGAAGCCGCGCTTCTCGTCGGCCCCGTACAGGCCCGGCACCTCGCCATCGCGCAGCATGTTGTGCACCAGCCGCGTGGCGGGAGACAGGCTCAAATCTTTCTGCGCTTGCAGCGCGGCCGTCTTCGGTCGGTCCCGCACGTCCCACGCGCCGCTCTCCAGCATTTTGCGCCAGTAGGCCCCGCGCAGCCATTGGAACAGCGCGGCCCGGCCGCCTTCCTGCCATTCGTCCACGATAGCCCCGAAGTAGGCGGCGCTTTGGTTGTGCTCCCCCGCGTCCACGTTCAGCACGAGGTAGCGTCGGTCGTCACCCTCGGCGCGGATCACGTGCTCGTCATTGCTGGCGATGATGAGGCGAAAGAGCTTCTTCGCCATGAAGCCGTCCACGCCCTTCGGGTGCACGAATATCTCGTCGCCGGTGATGAGGGTCTTGAGCGTGGCGGCATGCTGCCGGTTGCCGGCAAAGAAGGCCTCGTCCGCGAAGATGATGCTCTTGTCCTGCAGGTGCTTGTTGAAGCTACCGGTCAGGTGGTCGGGCTTGTCGAGGGTCAGCGTGTGCGGCGCGAACAGCTCCATGAACAGCTTGGCCCAGAGGGTCTTGCCAGAGCCCTGCGGGCCCCGGAGCACAACGGCCACTTCGGAAGTGCGGTGCGGGTTTTGCAGAGCATCGGCCATCCAGCCGAGCAGGTACCAGTACGTTTCGTGGTCGCCCCCGCACACGTTCTCCCGCATGTGCGCGAGGAACCGCTGGCACCACACGGGCTCGCCTTCGCTGTCGTCGGTCACGTCATCGCGGCAGGGCCAGCCGCGCCAGAGGTTGAGCACTCCGGGCGGCGGGTCGGTGTCGCCGGGCAAGAACTCCACCCGGTCATAGCGCGGGGTGTTCGGGTGCGTCAGCCAGGCGGTGGCGAGCGGGGCGCGGACGAGCTGCCCGGTCTTCGGGTCCACGGCGGGCATGAAGCGGTCGATATGCGAATTCTTGAAGTCGCCTATGGCCTGATGAACGAGCTCCCCACCCGCCGACCAGTGCACCACCACCGGCTTGTTGCCGTAGTGGCGAACGAATGCGTGATCGTTCAGCTCTTCGGGCAGTGCGCCATGGGCCCACGTTTCCCGGTGCCAGATGACCAGCCGGATCAGCCGCATCACCTCCCTGTCGCGGGCCTCTCCGGGCTCCATCGCCACATGCAAGCCCGGAAGGGCGGGATTGGTGAAAATGGCGCGCAGCTCTTCCCCGGTGAGGTGGCAGAGGTACGGCACAAAGGCTTCGGGGTCATTCCGGCCATGGCAGATGCGGGACTGGACGGCGGGGTGCAGGTCGGCCAGCCAGGCGAGCGCGGGGGCCGGGGCCGCCTCAGCGGTGGGAGATTGAGCGGGCATATCGGTTCCGTTCGTGGGGGAGCTGGTCACGAGGAGAGGCGGCAGAGGTGGAGCGCGGCGCTGCATTCCGGGTCGAGGGACGCGGGCGGGGACAGCCTGGGCGGGCCCATGAGTGGATTGACCAAGCCCCGCCCGTCGGCAGTCGGCAGCCAGCCGAACGCGGCAAGGACCGGCTGCCAGCCCGCCCGGTGCCGGGCGGCCGTGGCGATCATGCCGTTCACGTCCGTTCGCTTGAGCCCCTGCCGTCTGATGTCGTCCAGTGCTGCCCAGGTGGTCGGGCTGATCGCCCGCACGGCGGCGATGAACTTGATGAGAGCGGCCGGTGGTTCGCTGGGCGATATAGACAACGGGACCCGGTGGAGCTGACCCGCGTCATGTCGATGTGGCGCGGGCCTATCCATTTGCCCGATCCGGCCGGGCGCTCACCGCGTCCCGCCCCTGCTGCGACCGCCGTTCCGCTCCCTCGCCCTCGGCACGGGCCCGCAGCCGGTCGTCCATCCACGCGGTCACCTCGCTCTCCACGAAGGCGACCTTCTGAGTGCCCAAGGGGACCGGCTTGGGAAACGCCCCGACCTTGATCTTGCGGTATATCTCAGTCTTGGACAGGGCCACGCGGCCCCGCACTTGCTCCATTGTCATGAATCGCTCGGC is a window of Novosphingobium sp. THN1 DNA encoding:
- a CDS encoding terminase; this encodes MSSKTALITRAGRGKTAPVTITQDGLDVIEAMAAEGQDQRTIAKRLGINHQTFNNLRKTKPEVELALERGHAALGDELTHHLLNAARNGNIVAMIYLTKARLGWREGDAPKPGRTSPSTCPTAKPGSLPARDPRGAGTGCRAPGASPTWDPAMIDAIKPTPYQSTVLAVPEKWNLLLAGGRGGGKSMGALLLVLRHVEKYGSQARPLIVRETHKAVTELEEQLDGLLTAAYGRGVRHNRAEHTFRLPNGAIVECGQLDGPNAYKKFQGRSFTLLVIDEFGLVRDRRWDDLLKSNLRAPEGIPLREVRTANPGGPLHALIHQNYIAKSLAWHPYEVDGEVWVNCPSTLIDYPHLDHEDYQRRLKAACGNDEELFRAWVDGDWNIARGAFFGGALDERVHMLPVAWPYIIDRKAWRPFLAMDWGSAAPSVTYVCLKAPGDVGPFPKDSLILLDELATVDPNDPNVGLGWPPGKLAEAIHEMCGRWRVHPHGVGDDARGLEDTLLNVLQRHGINLQRPRKERVAGWAAMRERLFNAKEQNGRPGMWITGRCRYFWQTVPFLERDPSRPEDVMTDGPDHAADAARYAVMHANVRWGTGRVSAGHY
- a CDS encoding AlpA family transcriptional regulator, translating into MAERFMTMEQVRGRVALSKTEIYRKIKVGAFPKPVPLGTQKVAFVESEVTAWMDDRLRARAEGEGAERRSQQGRDAVSARPDRANG
- a CDS encoding primase-helicase family protein, with product MTSSPTNGTDMPAQSPTAEAAPAPALAWLADLHPAVQSRICHGRNDPEAFVPYLCHLTGEELRAIFTNPALPGLHVAMEPGEARDREVMRLIRLVIWHRETWAHGALPEELNDHAFVRHYGNKPVVVHWSAGGELVHQAIGDFKNSHIDRFMPAVDPKTGQLVRAPLATAWLTHPNTPRYDRVEFLPGDTDPPPGVLNLWRGWPCRDDVTDDSEGEPVWCQRFLAHMRENVCGGDHETYWYLLGWMADALQNPHRTSEVAVVLRGPQGSGKTLWAKLFMELFAPHTLTLDKPDHLTGSFNKHLQDKSIIFADEAFFAGNRQHAATLKTLITGDEIFVHPKGVDGFMAKKLFRLIIASNDEHVIRAEGDDRRYLVLNVDAGEHNQSAAYFGAIVDEWQEGGRAALFQWLRGAYWRKMLESGAWDVRDRPKTAALQAQKDLSLSPATRLVHNMLRDGEVPGLYGADEKRGFVFVATRALQEAGRLGEEHERGLGEALCVLAGVGASSVRAYLGEGHARRQWRGYWLPPLDECRRRWEAHLGRKVEWPAGIATWGFEAQPPEPEDDLPF